The Lycium ferocissimum isolate CSIRO_LF1 chromosome 1, AGI_CSIRO_Lferr_CH_V1, whole genome shotgun sequence genome includes a region encoding these proteins:
- the LOC132068216 gene encoding zinc finger protein HD1-like has protein sequence MLQDMMFHPQEHQLFNEEMSSPLNDQILKFCESELFSEIQNSEVASSSNGCCYDEQSSYDTNFDLNKFQSTSEKNDDIITKAATSTTNVSPNNDNNNNNNNKDNNNSLSMIFDTQEEIENDISASIDFIPSANFTVSYHFLQQQEGQFDVNPLNNHHGPVTDIINGPLSHQYHSLMGPPLGHAYEDESLSSIPPYMRLASSSSPSCALLDPNMVNYLQGNLNSTINSETSSVFAAAANSALFFGSQLPNQELDFQGENSRLFCPDALPRIYNSELQALSSESQHLVSGAGCSNTLATEITSFEDPSYNKTGRCSPEERREKIHRYMKKRNERNFSKKIKYACRKTLADSRPRVRGRFARNDEFGEASKANSCGTIEEDTVSTEDYMTMKEEDVESLCIFPHIIGVNTFKINYCIKQSWI, from the exons ATGTTGCAGGACATGATGTTTCATCCTCAAGAACACCAGCTTTTCAAT gAAGAAATGTCAAGCCCACTCAATGATCAAATTCTGAAGTTCTGTGAATCTGAACTTTTTTCAGAAATACAGAATTCAGAAGTAGCTTCTAGCTCAAATGGTTGTTGCTATGATGAACAATCCTCTTATGATACCAATTTTGATCTAAACAAATTCCAAAGCACTAGTGAAAAGAATGATGATATTATCACAAAAGCAGCCACCAGCACGACCAATGTTAGCCCCAACAacgataacaacaacaacaacaataataaggACAACAACAATAGTCTATCGATGATATTTGATACTCAAGAGGAAATTGAGAATGACATTTCTGCATCAATAGACTTCATACCATCCGCAAATTTTACAGTCTCGTATCATTTCCTTCAACAACAAGAGGGACAATTCGACGTAAATCCTCTTAACAATCATCATGGCCCTGTTACAGATATTATAAATGGTCCCCTGTCTCATCAGTATCATTCCCTTATGGGGCCTCCATTAggtcatgcatacgaagacgaATCGTTGTCCTCCATTCCTCCTTACATGCGCctcgcttcttcttcttctccttcttgtgCACTTCTTGATCCTAACATGGTAAATTACCTCCAAGGGAATCTCAACAGTACAATCAATTCTGAAACTTCATCAGTATTTGCTGCAGCTGCTAATAGTGCCTTGTTCTTTGGATCTCAATTGCCAAATCAAGAATTGGATTTTCAAGGAGAGAATAGTAGACTTTTTTGCCCTGATGCATTGCCAAGGATCTACAATAGTGAGCTTCAG GCACTCAGCAGTGAGAGTCAGCATTTGGTTAGTGGTGCTGGTTGTTCTAACACTTTGGCGACAGAGATAACAAGCTTTGAAGATCCTAGTTATAATAAAACCGGCAGGTGTTCACCTGAGGAAAGGAGGGAGAAGATTCATagatacatgaagaaaagaaatgagagGAATTTCAGCAAAAAAATCAAG TATGCATGCAGAAAAACACTAGCAGATAGTAGGCCAAGAGTGAGGGGAAGATTTGCAAGAAATGATGAATTTGGTGAGGCAAGTAAAGCAAATTCTTGTGGAACTATTGAAGAGGACACAGTTAGTACTGAAGAT
- the LOC132038482 gene encoding pre-mRNA-processing factor 19-like: MNCSISGEVPEDPVVSKKSGLLFEKRLIERHISDYGKCPVTGEPLTADDIIPVKTGKIVKPRPVQAASIPGMLGMFQIEWDGLMLSNFALEQQLHTARQELSHALYQHDAACRVIARLKKERDEARGLLAQAERQIPMAATTAVDTAALSNGKRAAEDEEMGPDGKKIRPGISQTVIETLTDCNAALSQQRKKRQIPATLAPVDAVERYTQLNSYPLHKTNKPGVLSLDIHYAKDIIATGGVDSNAVVFDRPSGQIISTLSGHSKRVTSVKFAAEGEIVVSGSTDKTVRVWQDSKNGSYDCRYVLKDHTAEVQAVTVHATDNYFVTASLDSTWCFYDLATGLCLTQVADASDSEGYTSAAFHPDGLILGTGTSGSLVKIWDVKSQANVAKFDGHVGSVTAISFSENGYFLATAAQDGVKLWDLRKLKNFRTFSPYDENTPTQSVEFDHSGSYLALGGSDIRVYQVASVKAEWNHIKTFPDLSGTGKATCLKFGPDASYIAVGSMDRNLRIFGLPGEDQMEG; encoded by the exons ATGAACTGTTCAA TTTCGGGTGAGGTGCCGGAGGATCCAGTGGTTTCGAAGAAGTCAGGACTCCTTTTCGAGAAGCGTTTAATTGAACGACACATCTCC GATTATGGTAAATGTCCTGTTACCGGAGAGCCATTGACGGCGGATGACATTATCCCTGTTAAAACTGGCAAG ATAGTTAAACCCCGACCTGTACAGGCTGCTAGCATTCCTGGGATGTTGGGAATGTTTCAAATA GAGTGGGATGGTCTGATGCTGTCAAATTTTGCATTGGAACAACAACTACATACTGCAAGGCAAGAGCTGAGCCATGCTTTATATCAG CATGATGCTGCCTGCAGGGTAATTGCAAGGctgaagaaggaaagggatGAGGCAAGGGGGTTGCTTGCACAGGCTGAAAGACAAATACCAATGGCAGCCACTACAGCAGTTGACACTGCTGCTTTAAGCAACGGGAAAAGAG CTGCCGAGGATGAGGAGATGGGCCCTGATGGAAAGAAAATTCGCCCTGGAATATCACAGACCGTCATTGAGACTCTTACAGACTGTAATGCTGCCCTttcacaacaaaggaaaaaACGACAG ATACCGGCAACATTGGCCCCTGTGGATGCTGTTGAGAGATATACCCAACTGAATAGTTATCCTCTTCACAAAACCAACAAACCTGGAGTTTTGTCCTTGGATATTCATTATGCTAAG GACATAATTGCTACTGGTGGAGTTGATTCAAATGCTGTGGTCTTTGATCGACCTTCAGGACAAATTATATCAACACTAAGTGGTCATTCAAAGAGG GTTACCAGTGTAAAATTTGCAGCTGAGGGTGAAATAGTAGTCTCTGGTTCAACAGATAAG ACAGTTCGCGTGTGGCAAGATTCTAAAAATGGAAGTTATGACTGTAGGTATGTCTTGAAGGATCATACAGCAGAG GTACAAGCTGTCACTGTCCATGCAACCGATAATTATTTTGTGACTGCTTCTCTTGATAGCACGTGGTGCTTTTATGATCTTGCTACTGGTTTATGCCTTACACAG GTAGCAGATGCTTCAGATTCTGAGGGCTATACTTCCGCAGCTTTCCACCCTGATGGTTTGATCCTTGGAACAGGGACTTCAGGGTCTCTGGTCAAGATATGGGATGTTAAAAGTCAG GCAAATGTTGCAAAATTTGATGGCCATGTTGGGTCTGTAACTGCTATTTCCTTTTCAGAAAATGGTTATTTCTTAGCT ACTGCTGCTCAAGATGGTGTTAAACTTTGGGATTTACGCAAATTGAagaactttagaactttctcTCCTTACGATGAAAATACACCAACTCAATCAG TGGAATTTGACCATAGTGGAAGCTATCTTGCCTTGGGAGGCTCAGATATACG AGTTTATCAAGTCGCCAGTGTTAAGGCTGAGTGGAATCACATCAAAACCTTCCCCGACTTATCAGGCACAG GTAAAGCAACATGTCTGAAATTTGGTCCAGATGCATCTTACATAGCTGTCGGATCTATGGACCGGAATTTAAGAATATTTGGGCTGCCTGGTGAGGATCAAATGGAGGGTTAG